Proteins encoded together in one Prunus dulcis chromosome 3, ALMONDv2, whole genome shotgun sequence window:
- the LOC117621707 gene encoding uncharacterized protein LOC117621707, producing the protein MDDNDLGDIGYDPYQFANVIGDGDQPLYPGCSNYTKLLTLVKLYNLKAKHGMSDGFAVGLFHIRYSVPSYPSCFLETDSDLDLMRTFLLISNEKTVDILVKDLCGISEYSGDFCVNKELIACEKGESSCSSTVEDRNEFLGRSKRASAKPLLSNEWETYIHHVGQKFDGGAEEFRLKLCKYALEVGFNFLYAGNDKKRVVAVCSNKKLEGCSWRVYASRCEATGSFVIRTLNNVHTCAGRIRESKSKMMRSRVVSSLIVDRIRAKPELKPVEIIHEFKDYYGIDISYYHAWFGKELAKLDVHGDESKSFNELVWYADAVKETNTGSLCTLDCEAGINRFRRFFVSFGGCIAGFQYCIPLLFIDATFLKSKYKGQLLCASGKNGNQGFYPLAFGVVDSETEENWTWFLQHLASILLPMGRVVTFFSDRNQGLLNAMGFVFPGWPHSYCYYHLKQNLISKYPKSGYGKLLQDRVINLFSRCAYAVTEEEFKVAMEELVIVGSSKVKAFISDLSRDHYANAFFQRNALWGDGKQFSGVL; encoded by the exons atggatgataatgatttagGTGACATTGGATATGATCCTTAtcagtttgccaatgtgattggggatggagatcaaccctTGTACCCTGGTTGCAGTAACTACACGAAGTTGTTGACTTTGGTGAagttatataatttgaaagcaaaacatgggatgagtgat gggtttgcaGTTGGGTTGTTTCACATTCGGTATTCGGTGCCCAGTTATCCGAGTTGTTTTCTAGAAACGGATAGCGATTTGGACTTGATGAGgacatttttgttgatatcaAATGAGAAGACTGTTGATATTTTAGTGAAGGATTTATGCGGGATCAGTGAATATAGTGGTGATTTTTGTGTAAATAAGGAGTTGATAGCATGTGAAAAGGGCGAGTCGTCGTGTTCTAGTACTGTCGAAGACAGAAACGAGTTTTTGGGCAGGTCGAAGAGAGCAAGTGCTAAGCCTTTGTTGTCAAATGAGTGGGAGACATACATACATCATGTGGGGCAGAAGTTTGACGGTGGTGCAGAGGAGTTCCGGTTGAAATTGTGCAAGTACGCTCTTGAAGtaggatttaattttttatatgccGGCAATGACAAGAAGCGGGTGGTTGCTGTTTGTTCGAATAAGAAATTGGAGGGTTGCAGCTGGCGTGTTTATGCTTCTCGTTGTGAAGCTactggcagttttgtaattcgGACGTTAAATAATGTTCATACATGTGCGGGTCGGATACGGGAATCAAAGAGTAAGATGATGAGGTCTCGTGTGGTGTCCTCCCTCATTGTGGACAGAATTCGTGCAAAACCAGAGCTGAAGCCAGTTGAGATTATACACGAGTTCAAAGATTATTATGGTATAGACATTTCATACTACCACGCATGGTTTGGCAAAGAGTTAGCTAAATTGGACGTTCACGGTGATGAGTCGAAGTCCTTCAACGAGTTAGTGTGGTATGCGGACGCCGTAAAGGAAACTAACACTGGTTCTCTCTGCACTCTTGATTGTGAAGCTGGAATTAATCGCTTTCGGCGGTTTTTTGTGTCTTTTGGCGGTTGCATTGCTGGATTTCAATATTGCATACCCTTGTTGTTCATTGATGCTACGTTTTTGAAGAGCAAGTACAAGGGGCAGCTTCTCTGTGCTTCGGGAAAGAATGGAAATCAAG ggtTTTATCCTCTAGCTTTTGGAGTTGTTGATTCTGAGACAGAGGAGAATTGGACTTGGTTTCTTCAACATTTGGCTTCTATATTGCTACCGATGGGGAGAGTGGTGACCTTTTTCTCGGACCGCAATCAAGGTTTGTTAAATGCAATGGGGTTTGTGTTTCCCGGATGGCCTCATTCTTACTGTTATTATCACCTCAAACAGAATTTGATATCAAAGTACCCAAAGTCAGGTTATGGGAAACTGCTCCAAGACCGTGTTATCAATTTATTTAGTAGATGCGCATATGCTGTTACGGAGGAAGAGTTTAAGGTAGCAATGGAGGAGTTGGTGATTGTTGGGAGTTCGAAAGTGAAGGCATTTATATCTGATTTGTCTAGAGATCACTATGCCAACGCATTTTTTCAAAGGAATGCGTTATGGGGAGATGGCAAACAGTTTAGCGGAGTCCTTTAA
- the LOC117621709 gene encoding uncharacterized protein LOC117621709 — protein sequence METRLCENAEAGRTWAVRRSNSTVFEVFADYSVMVDLEKRTCSCRLWQIDGFPCTHAVAAILAKRDSVYDYVECYYKTDFFRKAYESPIFPIPDIGKGLGSNGSAVGVVLPPITKRPAGRPPTKRIKVFGEFKRPLKCNRCSVAGHNRKTCKAII from the coding sequence ATGGAAACTAGACTCTGTGAAAATGCGGAGGCCGGTAGGACTTGGGCAGTTCGTCGTTCTAATTCCACTGTTTTTGAAGTATTTGCTGATTATTCTGTGATGGTTGATCTCGAGAAAAGGACTTGTTCTTGCCGTCTTTGGCAAATTGACGGTTTTCCTTGCACACATGCGGTGGCTGCAATCCTAGCAAAGAGAGATTCAGTTTATGATTACGTGGAGTGTTACTACAAAACCGACTTCTTTAGAAAAGCCTATGAGAGTCCTATTTTTCCTATTCCAGATATTGGGAAAGGATTGGGCAGCAATGGTTCTGCAGTTGGAGTTGTGCTTCCGCCAATTACAAAGAGGCCAGCCGGAAGACCACCAACAAAGAGGATCaaagtttttggtgaatttaaaAGGCCATTGAAATGCAATCGGTGCAGTGTTGCTGGGCACAATAGGAAGACTTGCAAGGCTATTATATGA